In the genome of Maribacter forsetii DSM 18668, the window ATGCTCAAGAGCGTGAAAAACGCAAGAAAGCGAAAGGTTCAAAATAAATTATAATTAAAGGATAACTCGAATAGGGAAATTGGTAGACATACTTCTTTCCCTTTTTAATTTTAGAAAAATCATGATACATCACTTAAGAGGAAAACTAGTAGAGAAGAACCCAACTCATGTTATTATCGAATGTGGTGGTGTTGGCTATTTTGTAAATATTTCTTTAAATACTTTTTCTAAGTTGCCGGAGCAAGAAAATATCTCTGTTTTTACGCACCTTCAGGTGAAAGAAGATTCTCACACACTGTTCGGATTTGTTGAAAAATCAGAGCGTGAGATATTCCGATTATTATTGTCCGTTTCGGGCATAGGATCAAGTATAGCAAGAACCATGCTTTCTTCTATGTCTCCGTCTCAAGTTAGAGATGCTATTGCTAACGGTGATGTTGCATCAATACAAGCTGTAAAAGGTATAGGGGCGAAAACGGCACAGCGCGTAATTTTGGATCTTAGAGATAAGGTCTTAAAAGTTTACGATATAGA includes:
- the ruvA gene encoding Holliday junction branch migration protein RuvA, coding for MIHHLRGKLVEKNPTHVIIECGGVGYFVNISLNTFSKLPEQENISVFTHLQVKEDSHTLFGFVEKSEREIFRLLLSVSGIGSSIARTMLSSMSPSQVRDAIANGDVASIQAVKGIGAKTAQRVILDLRDKVLKVYDIDELSLSTNNTNKDEALSALEVLGFARKQSERVVDKVLGQDASLSVEDIIKLALKNL